In one Lachnospiraceae bacterium GAM79 genomic region, the following are encoded:
- a CDS encoding HAMP domain-containing histidine kinase: MKKKEKKYYGKKKKFYSFFLKIFIPFIIVTSILGGIITAFLNLTFQNNISSNVQAAEKTIRQAGIKYWNIYQTELEEQKDADYEFQTPYDHYIGNMIYLNNLSMAALNDSEVVNMQGFIHLYQKDDAGNLTEITDQKDKVFLQINDTSENKYMLYCDNDIFEAAVPEIKDMSADFSLDKMNEIYVSGMQFYPASYTCFADGEEQERTVSEIPDGYVKLDQSSGFTIPHGVVGCIPTSLKVDRYTGTDEIVNDYQNNSNWEYVEDTEKCAYGTHAVYAFPVNNDNTAFAVIDYHYNIVKSLMGHMIIYTWLGVVLGSALISLLIAYVMYRSYKSAYDMEQYRRTTSNAMAHDLKSPLAVISLYAENLKSGKNPEKNQYYMDGILNEVKAMNEQVASILDMAKAEDVNTELHKTKVDIGNIINTAAEVYAETIKTKNIRLDIQGSCQIEADETLMYQAVMNMMDNAIKYVTKDGKITVQMSDESLSIQNTSELIPEDILRNIWNPFVKGDNSRHGHKGTGLGLSIVKTIMDRHGFTCEMKNTGDGVEVKVDFR; encoded by the coding sequence ATCGAGCAATGTGCAGGCTGCAGAAAAGACGATCCGTCAGGCAGGCATAAAATACTGGAATATTTATCAGACGGAGCTTGAAGAACAAAAAGACGCAGATTACGAGTTCCAGACACCGTATGATCATTATATTGGAAATATGATATATTTGAATAATCTGTCAATGGCTGCGTTAAATGACAGTGAGGTGGTCAATATGCAGGGATTTATTCATCTGTATCAGAAGGACGATGCCGGTAATCTGACAGAGATCACGGATCAGAAGGATAAGGTATTTCTTCAAATCAATGATACATCTGAGAACAAATATATGCTGTATTGTGATAATGATATATTTGAAGCGGCTGTTCCTGAAATAAAGGATATGTCTGCGGATTTTTCACTTGATAAAATGAATGAGATCTATGTATCAGGAATGCAGTTTTATCCGGCTTCCTATACCTGTTTTGCAGATGGGGAGGAGCAGGAAAGAACGGTATCAGAGATACCGGATGGTTATGTGAAGCTGGATCAGAGTTCGGGATTTACCATTCCGCATGGAGTCGTTGGCTGCATACCAACATCGTTAAAGGTTGACCGGTATACAGGTACGGATGAGATCGTGAATGATTATCAGAATAATTCCAATTGGGAATATGTGGAAGATACAGAAAAATGTGCATACGGCACACATGCAGTCTATGCATTTCCTGTCAACAATGATAATACTGCTTTTGCGGTCATAGATTATCATTATAATATTGTAAAGTCACTGATGGGACATATGATCATTTATACATGGCTTGGGGTAGTGCTTGGAAGTGCATTGATCTCACTTCTGATCGCATATGTAATGTACAGATCCTATAAATCAGCGTATGATATGGAGCAGTACAGACGAACAACTTCAAATGCGATGGCGCATGATCTCAAAAGTCCGCTTGCCGTTATTTCTCTGTATGCCGAGAATCTGAAATCAGGAAAGAATCCGGAGAAGAACCAGTATTATATGGATGGGATATTAAATGAAGTAAAGGCAATGAATGAACAGGTTGCATCCATCCTTGATATGGCAAAGGCAGAGGATGTAAACACAGAGCTTCATAAGACTAAAGTTGATATCGGGAACATCATAAATACAGCAGCAGAGGTATATGCGGAAACAATTAAAACTAAAAATATCAGGCTTGACATTCAGGGAAGCTGCCAGATCGAAGCAGACGAGACTCTGATGTATCAGGCAGTTATGAATATGATGGATAATGCGATTAAGTATGTTACAAAGGATGGAAAGATCACAGTTCAGATGAGCGATGAGAGCCTTTCCATTCAGAATACAAGTGAGCTGATTCCGGAAGATATTTTAAGGAATATTTGGAATCCATTTGTCAAAGGGGATAACAGCAGACATGGACACAAAGGAACCGGGCTTGGCTTATCCATCGTCAAAACCATTATGGATCGCCATGGATTTACCTGTGAGATGAAAAATACAGGTGATGGTGTGGAAGTGAAGGTGGACTTCAGATAA
- a CDS encoding LysR family transcriptional regulator: MTLQQLKYVITVADTGTITEAANKLYISQPSLTNAIHELEKEMNIVIFNRTNKGISLSKEGEIFLGYARQVLEQAAILEDKYKGNDGGKKQFCVSTQHYSFAVNAFVDLVKQYGQDEYDFSIRETQTYEIIEDVARMRSEIGILFLNDFNEAVLRKLLRSHDLEFHLLFVARPHVFISRKHPLADKTVITNEELEDYPYLSFEQGEHNSFYFSEEIFSSFERKRNIRVRDRATLFNLLIGLNGYTVCSGVIDKKLNGRDIIAVPLADESDMRIGYITHKKGMISRLGNTYLEVLKKYLGPEPPRRKLEHRGRFNELGRDGEMLTDVTDKIDEHIKKLK; encoded by the coding sequence ATGACATTACAACAGTTAAAATATGTGATAACAGTAGCGGATACTGGAACGATCACGGAAGCAGCAAATAAGCTGTATATTTCGCAGCCAAGTCTGACAAATGCGATCCATGAACTGGAAAAGGAAATGAATATCGTCATTTTCAACCGGACGAATAAGGGTATCAGTCTTTCAAAGGAAGGAGAGATATTCTTAGGATATGCAAGACAGGTTTTAGAGCAGGCGGCTATTTTAGAAGACAAATATAAGGGAAATGATGGTGGCAAGAAACAGTTCTGTGTATCAACCCAGCATTATTCATTTGCCGTTAATGCGTTTGTAGATCTGGTCAAGCAGTATGGACAGGATGAATATGATTTCAGTATACGGGAGACACAGACTTATGAGATCATCGAAGATGTAGCAAGGATGAGAAGTGAGATCGGAATCTTATTCCTGAATGATTTTAATGAAGCAGTATTGCGTAAGCTCCTGCGTTCGCATGATCTGGAATTTCATTTGCTGTTTGTAGCCAGACCGCATGTATTTATCAGCAGAAAACATCCACTTGCCGACAAGACGGTCATAACAAATGAAGAACTTGAGGACTATCCATATCTCTCATTTGAACAGGGAGAGCATAATTCCTTTTATTTTTCAGAAGAGATTTTCTCATCTTTTGAGCGGAAACGGAATATCCGTGTCCGGGACAGAGCTACGTTATTTAACCTGCTGATCGGGTTAAATGGCTATACCGTGTGCAGCGGTGTGATCGATAAGAAACTGAATGGCAGAGACATCATAGCAGTTCCTCTTGCAGATGAGAGTGATATGCGGATCGGATATATCACACATAAGAAAGGAATGATCAGCCGGCTGGGAAATACATATTTGGAGGTTCTGAAAAAATATCTGGGTCCGGAACCGCCCAGACGAAAACTGGAACATCGGGGACGCTTTAATGAACTTGGCAGAGATGGGGAAATGCTGACGGATGTTACAGATAAGATAGATGAACATATAAAGAAGCTGAAATAA
- a CDS encoding 5-methyltetrahydropteroyltriglutamate--homocysteine S-methyltransferase: MSQLQTPFRYDYVGSFLRPAKLKKARRQFDKENISYDELKKVEDEAITELITKIKESGYHVITDGEFRRATWHLDFMWGFDGIGHTPTKTGLPFHGEAAMVDDTYLVGKVGISKEHPFVEHFKFVKQFEDENTVAKQTMPSPAQFLAQFTMPFNRVETEKYYTSDADLVKDIVDAYGKVIQDLYNAGCRNIQLDDCTWGMMADRSGHLAYGTTAEGLKEIQKIHKDINNQVIANAPKDLTINTHVCRGNFHSTYANSGAYDPVADILFGEENVNAYYLEFDDERSGGFAPLAKVSGDKKVVLGLITTKSPKLENKEEVIARIKEAANYIPLDRLYLSPQCGFASCEIGNKLTEKEQWDKLRLVKEIAEEVW, from the coding sequence ATGAGTCAGTTACAGACACCATTTCGTTATGATTATGTAGGAAGCTTTCTTCGCCCTGCAAAATTAAAGAAGGCGAGAAGACAGTTTGATAAGGAAAATATCTCATACGATGAATTAAAGAAAGTAGAAGATGAAGCGATCACAGAGCTTATAACAAAGATAAAAGAATCAGGCTATCATGTTATTACAGATGGTGAATTCCGTCGTGCAACCTGGCATCTTGATTTTATGTGGGGATTTGATGGAATCGGACATACACCTACAAAGACAGGCCTTCCATTCCATGGTGAAGCAGCTATGGTTGATGATACTTATCTGGTCGGAAAAGTCGGTATATCCAAAGAGCATCCATTTGTAGAGCATTTTAAGTTCGTAAAACAGTTTGAAGATGAGAATACAGTAGCAAAACAGACAATGCCATCTCCGGCTCAGTTTCTTGCGCAGTTTACGATGCCATTCAACCGTGTGGAGACAGAGAAATACTACACATCCGATGCAGATCTGGTAAAGGATATTGTAGATGCATATGGAAAAGTGATCCAGGATCTGTACAATGCAGGATGCAGAAATATCCAGCTTGATGACTGTACCTGGGGCATGATGGCAGACAGAAGCGGACATCTTGCATATGGTACAACTGCGGAGGGATTAAAGGAAATTCAGAAGATCCATAAGGATATCAATAATCAGGTAATCGCAAATGCACCAAAGGATCTGACGATCAATACACATGTATGTCGTGGTAATTTCCATTCTACTTATGCAAACAGTGGTGCTTATGATCCTGTGGCAGATATCCTGTTTGGAGAGGAAAATGTAAATGCGTATTATCTGGAATTCGATGATGAACGTTCCGGCGGATTTGCTCCGCTTGCAAAGGTTTCCGGTGATAAGAAGGTTGTGCTTGGTCTTATTACAACGAAATCACCAAAGCTTGAAAATAAGGAAGAAGTAATTGCCCGTATAAAGGAGGCTGCAAATTATATTCCACTTGACAGATTGTATCTCAGCCCACAGTGTGGATTTGCATCCTGTGAGATCGGTAATAAGCTGACCGAGAAAGAACAGTGGGATAAGCTTCGTCTTGTAAAAGAGATTGCAGAAGAAGTGTGGTAG
- a CDS encoding sodium-dependent transporter encodes MSNKNTKSFGSRWGFILASVGSAVGMANVWGFPNKLGSNGGGAFLLIYLLFIFIFSYVALPTEFAIGRRAGTGTLGAYKYAWETRGKKAGTAGGLLGWLPLAGSLCIAIGYAIIVSYILKAFLDSLIGTLMHEDTAAWFNSFSSKPFSVIPLHIIVVAGTLLTLFFGAHSIEKTNKIMMPLFFIIFLILAVRVAMLPGAAEGYKFMFTPDWSKLADPMIWIWAMGQAFFSLSVTGSGMIVYGAYLSKDEDVVGVARHTAIFDTIAAVVAALVIIPACFSYGVDVGAGPSLLFVTLPTILQNIPLGRLFAIILYIAMIFAGVSSLQNMFEAVAESLLHQFPKLSRTAVLIIIGVLCLGCGIGMETISKWGPWMDIVSIYIIPIGATIGAVSWFYIMKKDDLLEAVNCGSKKNRGTLWYSIGRYLYVPLAIVLCAVALFKHISF; translated from the coding sequence GAAGCAGATGGGGGTTCATTCTGGCTTCTGTTGGTTCTGCCGTTGGTATGGCAAATGTCTGGGGATTTCCAAATAAATTAGGAAGTAATGGTGGCGGCGCATTTCTGCTGATCTACCTGCTTTTTATCTTTATATTCAGCTATGTGGCACTTCCGACCGAATTTGCAATCGGACGAAGAGCCGGAACAGGAACACTTGGTGCTTATAAATATGCATGGGAAACAAGAGGTAAAAAAGCCGGTACTGCAGGTGGACTGCTTGGCTGGCTTCCACTTGCAGGCTCCTTATGTATCGCGATCGGTTATGCGATCATCGTTTCGTATATTTTAAAAGCCTTCCTTGATTCTCTGATTGGAACTTTAATGCATGAAGATACAGCAGCCTGGTTTAATTCATTTTCATCCAAACCGTTCTCCGTGATCCCGCTTCACATTATCGTGGTAGCCGGAACGCTTCTGACTCTGTTCTTCGGTGCACATAGTATAGAAAAGACAAATAAGATCATGATGCCGTTATTCTTCATCATTTTTCTGATCCTTGCAGTCCGTGTTGCTATGCTTCCGGGCGCAGCAGAAGGATATAAATTCATGTTCACACCGGACTGGTCAAAGCTTGCTGATCCTATGATCTGGATCTGGGCAATGGGACAGGCATTCTTCTCCCTGTCAGTTACGGGAAGCGGCATGATCGTCTATGGCGCTTATCTGTCAAAGGATGAAGATGTTGTCGGAGTTGCCAGACATACTGCGATCTTTGATACGATTGCTGCCGTTGTCGCAGCACTGGTCATTATCCCGGCATGTTTCTCTTATGGCGTTGATGTCGGAGCAGGTCCAAGCCTTCTCTTTGTTACCCTGCCAACCATCTTACAGAATATTCCGCTCGGACGGTTATTTGCAATTATCCTGTATATAGCAATGATCTTCGCCGGTGTAAGTTCCCTTCAGAATATGTTTGAGGCGGTTGCTGAATCACTCTTACACCAGTTTCCGAAGCTCAGCCGTACCGCAGTCCTGATCATCATCGGTGTGTTATGCCTTGGCTGTGGCATCGGTATGGAGACGATCTCCAAATGGGGACCTTGGATGGATATTGTTTCGATCTACATTATCCCGATCGGCGCAACCATCGGTGCTGTCTCATGGTTCTATATCATGAAAAAGGATGACCTGCTCGAAGCTGTCAACTGCGGCAGCAAAAAGAATCGTGGCACACTCTGGTATTCCATCGGACGTTACCTCTATGTACCACTTGCCATTGTATTATGTGCAGTTGCGTTGTTTAAACATATATCGTTTTAA